One window of the Eucalyptus grandis isolate ANBG69807.140 chromosome 6, ASM1654582v1, whole genome shotgun sequence genome contains the following:
- the LOC104450674 gene encoding receptor-like protein kinase, whose product MELVFARFLLLLCFSVSTLTVSSSSPAGLVPLLSLMARWTNVPSAISSSWNSSDPTPCKWVGVKCDPAGNVVSLNLSSYGLLGRVGTEVGRLTHLRVLDLSSNNFTGEIPQQLGNCTQLEYLDMSHNGFTGEIKDDLSRLRNLSYLSLFSNSLASEIPESLFRIPSLEYVNLYSNNLSGSIPKTVGDMREVTYLYLYDNHLSGAIPDSIGNCSKLRELILTRNELVGVLPPTLGALENLVYLDVSENSFEGKIPLGSGRCKNLDTLILSFNNFNGGLPPELGNCGNLTTLAAATANLTGNIPSTIGQLERLSLLYLSENQLSGELPPELGKCKSLKSLQVYSNQLEGEIPREIGDISELKDLQLFQNHLSGEIPLGIWKIPSLEKLLVYNNYLSGELPLEITELKNLKNITLFNNHFSGVIPQSLGMYSSLLELDFTNNKFTGPMPPHLCRGKKLEVMILGVNQLQGSIPSDVGSCSSLRRLILKENNFTGVLTEFSRMPDLLLMDISKNSISGSIPSSLANCSNITAINLSRNKLTGFLPLELGHLSNLVMLNLSHNNLQGSLPSELSRCKRLYIFDVGFNQLNGSLPSSLRNWTSLSTLILTRNRFDGGIPPFLTDLGKLQELQMGGNLLGGEIPSSIGSLKSLTYALDLSENRLTGKLPSEIGNLILLQRLDISNNNFSGSLVVLEELDSLIELNVSYNHFTGPTPNLIHLNLTLSSFLGNSGLCVRCQPSGSVTCSGSDGLSPCDSPRDRKRLTRAATILIALASSLISVVVIVGLVFLVASCRRKHQENEIPVQDGSSPLLNKAMAATENLDQRYIIGRGAHGVVFKASLSPDKVYALKKLAFGAYKGGKSSIEREIQTMKMLRHRNLVKLEDFWLRKDYGLLLYRYMENGSLCDVLHEKSPRLSLEWKVRYKIAVGTAHGLAYLHFDCNPAVIHRDIKPENILLDSDMEPRISDFGIAKLLDHSASAAPSMAVAGTVGYMAPENAFMTKMSRESDVYSYGVVLLELLTRQKAVDPSFIDSDIVGRARSVWNSTRDIKRIVDPSLAEEFLDTNIMEQVADVVLVALRCTEKEPSRRPNMIDVVNQLLKANVPPEKLT is encoded by the exons ATGGAGCTCGTCTTCGCCCGTTTCTTGCTTCTACTTTGCTTCTCTGTGTCCACGCTCACCGTCTCTTCTTCGAGCCCCGCTGGCCTCGTTCCACTGCTCTCACTCATGGCTCGCTGGACTAACGTGCCCTCCGCCATAAGCTCTAGCTGGAACTCCTCTGATCCCACCCCCTGTAAGTGGGTTGGTGTGAAGTGTGACCCTGCTGGCAATGTGGTCTCTCTGAACCTCTCCAGCTATGGTCTTTTGGGTCGGGTAGGAACCGAAGTCGGGCGCTTGACCCACTTGCGGGTCCTTGATCTTAGCAGCAACAATTTCACCGGTGAAATTCCTCAGCAGTTGGGGAATTGTACCCAGCTTGAGTACTTGGATATGTCCCATAATGGGTTCACCGGGGAAATCAAGGACGACTTGAGCAGGCTTCGGAATTTGAGTTACTTGAGCTTGTTCTCGAACTCGCTGGCAAGCGAGATACCCGAGTCATTGTTCCGAATTCCTAGTCTAGAGTATGTGAACTTGTACTCGAACAATTTAAGTGGTTCCATTCCTAAGACTGTTGGTGATATGAGAGAGGTCACGTACCTGTATTTGTATGATAATCATTTGTCAGGTGCCATTCCGGATTCCATCGGCAATTGTAGTAAATTACGCGAACTCATTTTGACTAGGAATGAGCTCGTAGGAGTTTTGCCACCAACCCTCGGTGCTCTTGAGAACCTTGTTTATTTAGATGTTAGTGAAAATAGCTTTGAAGGGAAGATCCCTTTGGGTTCAGGCCGTTGCAAGAATTTGGACACTCTGATCTTGtcattcaacaatttcaatGGGGGTCTCCCACCGGAATTGGGCAATTGTGGCAATCTAACTACTTTAGCCGCCGCAACTGCCAACTTGACCGGAAACATACCATCTACAATAGGCCAGCTCGAGAGACTCTCTTTACTCTATCTCTCTGAGAATCAATTGTCTGGAGAATTGCCTCCCGAACTTGGCAAGTGCAAGTCCTTGAAAAGCTTGCAGGTGTACTCCAACCAACTTGAAGGGGAAATCCCTCGGGAAATCGGCGACATCAGTGAGCTCAAAGATCTTCAGTTGTTTCAGAATCATTTGAGTGGTGAGATTCCACTTGGAATCTGGAAGATTCCATCCCTTGAGAAGCTTTTGGTCTATAACAATTATCTCTCGGGAGAGCTACCTCTGGAGATAACTGAGCTCAAGAACTTGAAGAACATCACTTTGTTCAACAACCATTTCTCTGGAGTCATTCCTCAAAGTTTGGGTATGTATAGTAGTTTACTGGAGTTGGATTTCACTAATAACAAGTTCACTGGCCCGATGCCGCCCCATCTGTGCAGGGGAAAGAAATTGGAAGTGATGATTCTCGGTGTGAATCAACTTCAAGGTAGCATACCTTCTGACGTAGGAAGCTGTTCAAGTCTGAGGAGGTTGATCCTTAAAGAAAACAACTTTACCGGGGTCTTGACAGAATTTTCAAGGATGCCTGACCTTTTGCTGATGGATATCAGCAAAAACAGCATCAGTGGGAGCATCCCCTCTAGCTTGGCTAACTGTAGCAATATCACCGCTATCAACTTGTCCAGGAACAAACTCACAGGATTTCTACCCTTGGAGCTTGGGCACCTTTCAAACCTTGTGATGCTAAATCTCTCTCACAACAATCTGCAAGGTTCCTTGCCATCTGAGCTGTCACGTTGTAAAAGATTGTATATTTTTGATGTCGGGTTCAATCAATTGAATGGTTCACTTCCGTCAAGTTTGAGGAATTGGACAAGTTTGTCAACACTCATTTTGACAAGGAACCGTTTTGATGGAGGCATTCCACCTTTCTTGACAGACCTTGGGAAGTTACAAGAACTACAAATGGGTGGGAATTTGTTAGGAGGTGAAATTCCCTCTTCGATTGGATCACTGAAGAGTCTAACATATGCTTTGGATCTAAGTGAGAACAGATTAACGGGGAAGCTTCCTTCAGAAATTGGGAACTTGATCCTGCTTCAGAGACTGGATAtatcaaacaacaatttttCTGGAAGTTTAGTGGTGCTTGAAGAACTTGATTCTTTAATTGAGCTAAATGTCTCATACAATCACTTCACAGGTCCGACACCAAACCTGATCCATCTGAActtaactctttcttcttttttgggaaacTCAGGTCTGTGTGTCAGATGCCAACCATCTGGTTCAGTAACTTGCTCTGGGAGTGATGGTCTCAGTCCTTGTGACAGTCCAAGAGACCGAAAAAGACTAACAAGAGCTGCAACAATTTTGATAGCTCTGGCTTCTTCTCTAATTTCTGTTGTTGTGATCGTTGGATTAGTTTTCTTGGTGGCTTCGTGCAGAAGGAAACACCAGGAAAATGAGATCCCTGTTCAAGATGGCTCGTCTCCTCTACTAAATAAAGCGATGGCAGCTACAGAAAACCTCGACCAGAGGTATATTATTGGCAGAGGAGCCCATGGGGTCGTTTTCAAAGCTTCTTTAAGTCCAGACAAAGTTTACGCACTGAAGAAGCTTGCATTTGGAGCATACAAAGGAGGGAAATCAAGcatagaaagagaaatccaaACAATGAAAATGTTGAGGCACCGGAACTTGGTCAAACTGGAAGATTTTTGGCTGCGAAAGGATTATGGCCTCCTTTTATATCGCTACATGGAGAATGGAAGCCTGTGTGATGTTTTACATGAGAAATCTCCACGACTGTCCCTAGAATGGAAAGTCCGGTACAAGATCGCAGTTGGAACTGCTCACGGGTTGGCGTATCTCCACTTTGATTGCAATCCTGCTGTGATTCATCGGGACATCAAACCAGAAAACATACTCCTTGATTCTGATATGGAGCCCCGTATATCGGATTTTGGTATCGCCAAGCTTCTTGATCATTCTGCTTCTGCCGCACCTTCCATGGCCGTTGCAGGAACGGTTGGGTATATGGCACCCG AAAACGCGTTCATGACGAAAATGAGCAGGGAATCTGATGTGTACAGTTACGGGGTGGTTCTGCTCGAGCTGCTAACGAGGCAAAAAGCAGTGGATCCCTCATTTATTGACTCAGACATCGTAGGTCGGGCGAGGTCGGTTTGGAATAGCACACGGGATATCAAACGGATTGTAGATCCAAGCCTCGCAGAAGAATTTCTGGACACCAATATCATGGAACAAGTTGCTGATGTGGTTTTGGTTGCTTTGAGGTGTACCGAAAAGGAGCCAAGCAGGAGACCTAACATGATAGATGTTGTCAACCAACTGCTCAAAGCGAATGTACCCCCAGAGAAACTAACGTAG
- the LOC104450673 gene encoding exocyst complex component EXO84B: MATAKAARSRGTPVKENGAKLEEGLTVFKSDKFDADAYVQSKCTLNEKEIRQLCSYLLDLKKASAEEMRRSVYANYAAFIKTSKEISDLEGELLSIRNLLSTQATLIHGLADGVHIESSSTNVPEDSTENVLSDFEDREPSDLERWSVEFPDLLDVLLAERRIDEALAALDEGERVVAESKETKALSTILLASLQTAITDRRNKLADQLAESACQPSTRGSELRSAISALKKLGDGPRAHTLLLNAHFQRYRYNMQTLRPSSTSYGGAYTAALSQLVFSAIALAASDSLAIFGKEPAYTSELVMWATKQVEAFALLVKRHALSSSAAAGGLRAAAECVQIALGHCSLLEARGLALCPTLLKLFRPSVEQALEANLKRIEESTAALAAADDWVLTYPPTATRQSGKLLSASVGNTTAFQHRLTSSAHRFNLMVQDFFEDVGPLLSMQLGGQTLEGLFQVFNSYVNMLIKALPGSMEDEANFEDSGNKIVRLAETEAQQIALLANASLLADELLPRAAMKLSPLSQSHYKDDFQRRPTDRQNRHPEQREWRRRLVSSVDRLKDTFCRQHALDLIFTEEGDSHLTADMYINMDGNADEIDWFPSLLFQELFAKLTRMASMAADMFVGRERFATLLLMRLTETVILWLSEDQSFWDDIEEGPRPLGPVGLQQFYLDMKYVMCFASQGRYLSRNLHRVVNEIISKAIAAFSATGMDPYSVLPEDEWFNEVCQDAIDRLSGKPRAINGDKEVNSPTASISAQSISSVRSHGSS; this comes from the exons ATGGCCACGGCGAAGGCGGCGCGATCGCGGGGGACGCCGGTGAAGGAGAACGGCGCGAAGCTGGAGGAAGGGCTCACCGTCTTCAAGTCCGATAAGTTCGACGCCGATGCTTACGTCCAGTCCAAGTGCACCCTCAACGAGAAG GAAATAAGACAGTTATGTTCCTACCTCTTGGACCTCAAGAAAGCTTCTGCTGAGGAAATGCGGAGAAGTGTTTATGCTAATTATGCAGCATTCATCAA AACATCCAAAGAGATATCAGATTTAGAGGGGGAGCTTCTGTCCATTAGGAACCTGCTGTCGACTCAAGCTACCTTAATTCATGGATTAGCTGATGGAGTTCATATTGAGTCCTCATCTACCAATGTGCCTGAAGACTCAACTGAAAATGTTCTCTCAGATTTTGAAGACAGAGAACCTTCAGATTTGGAGAGGTGGTCAGTGGAATTTCCTGATCTTCTTGATGTTTTATTAGCTGAGAGGAGAATCGATGAAGCTCTAGCAGCCCTTGATGAGGGAGAACGTGTAGTTGCtgaatcaaaagaaacaaaagctcTGAGCACAATTTTACTTGCTTCACTACAGACAGCTATAACTGATCGTAGAAACAAATTAGCGGATCAGCTTGCTGAATCTGCTTGCCAACCTTCAACCCGTGGTAGTGAACTTCGCTCTGCAATATCTGCTCTCAAGAAACTTGGGGATGGACCTCGGGCTCACACTTTGCTTCTTAATGCACATTTTCAACGGTATCGGTATAACATGCAAACCCTTCGTCCATCAAGCACATCTTATGGAGGGGCATATACAGCAGCCCTTTCCCAGCTGGTATTCTCTGCTATTGCACTAGCTGCCAGTGATTCTTTAGCTATTTTTGGCAAGGAGCCAGCTTATACTTCAGAGCTTGTGATGTGGGCAACAAAGCAAGTAGAAGCTTTTGCTCTTCTTGTTAAAAGACATGCACTGTCTTCATCAGCAGCTGCTGGAGGTCTACGAGCTGCTGCAGAATGTGTTCAAATTGCTTTAGGACATTGTTCATTGCTGGAAGCTCGTGGCCTTGCCCTTTGCCCCACCCTCCTAAAGCTGTTCAGGCCTAGTGTGGAGCAGGCATTAGAGGCTAATTTGAAAAGGATTGAGGAGAGCACTGCTGCTCTGGCCGCTGCTGATGATTGGGTTCTCACTTACCCTCCTACTGCCACACGCCAATCTGGCAAGCTATTGAGTGCTTCTGTTGGGAACACTACTGCATTTCAGCATAGACTCACCAGTAGTGCACATCGGTTCAATTTAATGGTCCAG GATTTCTTTGAGGATGTAGGGCCATTATTAAGTATGCAATTGGGAGGTCAAACACTGGAAGGTCTGTTTCAGGTATTTAACTCCTATGTGAACATGCTTATAAAAGCCTTACCTGGTTCAATGGAGGATGAAGCAAATTTTGAAGATTCTGGGAATAAGATTGTTCGGTTGGCTGAAACTGAAGCTCAGCAGATTGCTTTGCTGGCAAATGCATCATTATTGGCAGATGAGCTGCTCCCCCGTGCAGCTATGAAGCTTTCTCCACTGAGTCAGTCTCATTATAAGGATGATTTCCAGAGAAGACCTACAGATAGACAAAATCGTCATCCTGAACAAAGAGAATGGAGGAGGCGGCTTGTGAGCTCAGTTGATAGACTAAAAGACACTTTCTGTCGGCAACATGCTCTGGATCTTATTTTCACTGAGGAAGGTGACAGCCATCTTACTGCAGACATGTACATAAATATGGATGGAAATGCAGATGAAATTGACTGGTTCCCTTCTCTACTTTTCCAG GAGCTGTTTGCAAAATTGACGAGGATGGCCAGTATGGCTGCAGATATGTTTGTGGGCAGGGAACGGTTTGCCACATTGTTATTGATGAGACTAACAGAAACAGTCATCCTATGGCTCTCTGAAGACCAGAGCTTTTGGGACGACATTGAAGAAGGGCCAAGACCTTTAGGTCCTGTTGGTCTGCAGCAG TTTTATTTGGATATGAAATATGTCATGTGCTTTGCCTCCCAAGGACGATATTTGTCACGGAATTTACATAGAGTTGTCAATGAGATCATATCAAAAGCCATTGCAGCATTTTCTGCTACGGGAATGGATCCATACAG TGTGCTACCTGAGGATGAGTGGTTCAATGAGGTTTGTCAGGATGCAATTGATAGACTGAGTGGAAAACCCAGAGCCATCAATGGAGACAAAGAAGTTAACAGCCCGACGGCTTCTATTTCCGCCCAGTCAATCTCATCGGTTAGGTCTCATGGGAGTTCCTGA
- the LOC104450675 gene encoding ATP synthase subunit epsilon, mitochondrial yields the protein MDIMWDLGRREREEGVKMSAPMPFWRAAGMTYITYSNICANLVRNCLKEPHKAEALNREKVHFAISTWKDGKAEKPVIRSDLAED from the exons ATGGATATCATGTGGGACTTGGGCCGG agagagagagaagagggggtCAAGATGAGCGCGCCGATGCCGTTCTGGAGGGCAGCCGGGATGACGTACATAACGTACTCCAACATCTGCGCCAATCTGGTGCGGAACTGCCTCAAGGAGCCCCACAAGGCCGAGGCCCTCAACCGCGAGAAGGTCCACTTCGCCATCTCCACCTGGAAGGACGGCAAGGCCGAGAAGCCCG TAATTCGTTCAGATCTGGCGGAAGATTGA